In Planococcus shixiaomingii, the DNA window TTTTAGCTAAACGCCTTGAAAATTTAAGTCCTTCTGTTTCCGAAGTAACTGCGAAAGAAACATTATTAAACGAACTTGCAGTGATAACTGCAGCTTGTCCATCAGTTTTTTTAAAAGCCATCATTTTCGGCTTTCTGCGCCCTTGCTTTAATTTCAATGTGTGCATTGGTGTTGTCTTATTGCCTAAAAACAATTTCATAAAATCCCCTTGGTTCTCTTTTAATGTAGCAACTGGAATTTTAAAATACCCATACCTTCTAAACAATCTGACTTTTAACGGTCGAATGAACTGTGATATTGGCTTTTCCTGTTCTTCAATATAGAGATAATCATATTTTTCGTTTGCCTTATAAGCATAATGTGTGCTTCTTCCAAATATATAAAGATGCTTTCCTAAAAATCGCAGCTTCATATTTGAACGATAGCCGGTAACTCTAGCCGCGTTTCCGCGCGTCATAAAAACTCCGTTAGTTTTGTTATGCAAATAGTATGTTTCTCCGTTGATACTAAGGATGCCGAGCAAATGCAAATTGCGGTGTTCCTCTAGCTCGTAGAATTCAAAGATTTGCCGGCCTTTGGTGCTTATTTTTCTGAAGTCAAAAGTTGCCTGTTCTGTTCCCGAGGAAACCTCCAACAGCTCTGGGTGTATTAAGCGATATTCCAGCCCGGCCTCATTGGAACTCACCTCAAATAAAATATTTCTCGTAAGCAATTCTTTTTTGAATAAATCATAAAGAACAAAGGTATAATATTTTTGATAAAAGGCTTTCCCTATCACCATATAACGGTTTTCCGTTGAAGTTAGTCCTAGGTCTACAGGGTGTATGTATTCCCTGGACGCGTGTGTTACAATATCGTGTATACTAAATAAATATACACCTTTTTGAGTGAATAAGGAAAAAGAAGTTTCACTGGTCTGTTTGAAGGAAACTTCGTCAGAAAAACTTTCGAAATCTATTTCATATGAATCTGAATTCAGCTGAAAGTCAAGGTTGGGTTCATTGCTGGCTTTTACTATAAGGACCTTTCCGTCTTTAATATAAACGATGAAATTATAGCGATCGGCCTCTTCCTTAACCAACACTTGATTTTCCAGTGAACATTCTCCTATGACAAAAGGTTTGTTGATTGTAATCTGATTCAAATCAATATTGAACACCTGGGTACTGCCTAACAGAAAAAAGTTTAATTCATCCGTGGAGTGAGCAAGTAGTTGAACATGATTGGAATATACAACCATAGATTTCTCCTTTTCTACTTAATATTTTCAATAGTTATAAAAGATGATAACATATAATAATGATTCGGAACATTTTAACATGTTTTATAAAATAATCTTTAATGGAGTGATAGAATATATGAAGAAAGTAATTACTTATGGTACATTCGACCTAATCCATCATGGTCACATAAATATCTTAAGACGCGCCAAAGAATATGGGGATTATTTAATTGTGGGTCTGTCATCAGATGAATTTAATGAGCTGAAAGGGAAAGCCGCTTATCACGCTTATGAAGAACGTAAAATGATTCTCGAATCGATCCGTTATGTCGATGAAGTAATTCCTGAACACAACTGGGAACAAAAAGTTTTAGATATTAAAAAATACGATATCGATCTTTTTGTGATGGGTTCTGACTGGGAAGGCAAGTTTGATGAACTGAAAGAGCATTGCGAAGTGGTTTATCTTCCAAGAACAGATGGAATATCAACGACAAAGATCAAGATGGATCTGCTGAATAACCAATGATAAAAGAAGGTTTCATCACGGTTTATCTTTTCCTTTTTCGTATTGCCTTTAATTCTTTTAAGCTGTTTCCGTTGCAGGATAAAACCGTCTTTGTTTCATCATTCGGTGATAACGCTTTATTCATCGCGCAGGAACTTGCGCGCACTAAAACGCATCCCCTACTCTTTCTCAATCAAAAAAGATGCAAAATAGATTTTTCCGAAGTTCCTACGGATAATAAAGCAATATATTCGTTCGAATCAGTGAATTTACTGCATCTAGCAAAATCCATCTACCACTTAGCCACTTCCAAATATGTCTTCATTGATAATTACATGGGCTTTTTAGCAGCCATCGATTTCCGGGAAGAAGTGAAATGTGTGCAGCTTTGGCATGCAGCTGGCGCCATTAAAAAATTTGGCTGGAGCGAATCAGATACGCACTTAAGAAGTGAAAAAGCGAGAAAAAGATTTCAACAAGTATATGATCGTTTCCAGTTTATCCCTGTTGCCTCGCAGCATATGGCAGACATCTTTTCTGAGGCTTTCCATTTGGATGCTGGGCATTTTCTCTATACCGGTGTTCCTCAAACCGATTTTTACTTTGACGCACAAGCTAAAGCCAAAAGCTTACAAAATGTAACAAAAGCATACCCGGCCATCCACGGCAAAAAAGTGGTGCTTTACGCCCCAACATTCAGAAAAGGTTCACTTCATCAAATGGATATCCAACTGGATATGGATGAGGTTCTCGCAAAACTGGATGAAAGTTACATGCTATTGATTCGGCTGCATCCTTCTGTTCAAGAAGCCGCATATGTGCCAAACCATTCACGGGTATTATTAGTGAACGATTATCCACACATCAATGAGTTGTTGGTTGCCAGTGATATTTTGATAACGGACTATTCTTCTATTCCTTTCGAGTTTTCACTGCTCAATAAAAAGATGATTTTCTTTACATATGATTTAGAATCCTATGGCAATAGTCAGGGACTATGGGCCAAAAATAGCCTCTACTTCCCTGGACCGGTTGTAAAAACAACTTCAGAAGTCCTTAAGGAAATCATGAATCCCGAAATCGAGTTTGATAAGATTGAACGTTTCGTGGCCCATTGGAATACTTTTTCCACCGGGCAGTCAACTAAAAATTTAATTTCAACTATTTATCGTGATTAAGATTAGTTTAATAGTAATAGAAGAAGGGAATTCCATACTAGTGGATTCTCTTTTTTTATTGCATAAAAATAGGCTGCTTAGAACTAAAGAACTCATTTCTGAATTTTTTTATTTTTCAAACAATTATATGATATATTTAGTAATACGAAGGAGGATGATAAAATGACAAAAGCTCACTTTAACTCATTAAATGATCAAGACTTTCCTTATGATAAACAAGGAAAGTTCGTAAAAAATAAAAAATCTTTATCACACAACCGTAAAGTGACCGTCGTAACTCCAGTATATAATGCTGAAAAATTCCTAGGAAAAACAATCGATTCTGTAATCAATCAATCTCTCCAGTTTGAAAACATCGAATTTATTTTGGTGGATGATTGCTCCACCGATTCCTCTCGCACAATTTTATGGGACTACGCCCAACGCTACGACAATATTGTTGTTGCATTTTCAAAAGACAATACAGGGTCTCCTTCAACGCCAAGAAATATCGGAATCGAGCTTGCTACTTCTGAGTACATTTGCTTTTTAGACGCTGACGATTGGCTGAAAGAAGATTGCTTGGAAAATCTGTTAGCCATCTTAACTGAAACCGGCGATGACTATGCGGTCGGCAAAACCATCAAAGAAACGTCCACTGGAAGCAAAATCGTTGGTGAACATCAATCTTGCATGGAAAGAAGAAGCGTCTCCCCTTTTTCTATCCCGGACATGTTTCACCATATGGGGTCGAACGCCAAAATAATGAAGCGCCAGCTTTTGATTGACCATAATATTCGTTTTCCAGATATGAAATACGCTGAAGACAAGCAATTCTATATGGATGTAATTATCCATAGCCGAACTGTATCGACCACTAAACACGCCATTTCCTACTTGAACCGGTTAGATGAAAATGGAGAATCTTTAACTAAGCAGACAGATATTTTCGAAAAAATGGATACGAATCTAAAAGTCATTGAGCACATTAAGAAAAAGAACCTGCCTATCGAGCAAGAGAAAATGGTGCTTAATCGCCTTTACGAATTTGATTTTATCATCCAGCTTTTTAATCCGGCCCATTTTGCAAAGAGCAAAAATAAAGAATTGTATTATGCTAAATTTCAAGAAGCGCTTGATACCGCTAAAAACCTGGGGTACGACATATCGGAAAACTTCTTTTATCCACTCAGCAATACGGTGTACCAGCTGTTTCAGCAAGGAAAATTTTCAAGCATTGAAAAATTGGTGATTTGGAATAAGAAAGAGACGAAAAAACAATACATCGTCAAAGATAATGTTCCTTACATGATTGTTCCTTTTTTCAAAGGAACCTTCCGGCATATCCGGGTTCCGATGCTTGCAATTTCTAGTAATGAACATCTTTCAGCAAAAAGGAACAACTTGGAATTTCAAGTTTTCGGAGATTATACCCATCAAGTAAATGGTTTGGTTTTCCGGAACAAACAAAACGTTATCGAGGAATATATTTTCGATTTCGAAGTGGAAGACGATGGCGGAACTATTTCGTTTACGGCCACCATTCCGCTCAAAGCCTTTCCTTCTTCTGAATTCGAAAAATTTATCCGATTTGACAGTTTTCGAAAACTTGGTTTTGTTCAACCGGAACAAGTACAATATGCCACAGATATTTATAGTCCATATGTTAAAAACTCACAATCGGCAAATTCACAACTTTTATAAGCAACTTAGATGAAAGGCATTTGGAAATCAAAATGCCTTTTTTCTTTGCTTTTAATTTCTATTGATCTTTTACATTAAATTATTTTAAGATTCAGTAAACGTTGTGGTATATTTTAACCATATACCTTTCAAAGGGGTGGGCGAATGTTTGGGTTTGGAACAAGGAAATTTAATGAAGCAAAAGATGTAACATACAATAATGAGGGTTACTTTGTGAAAAACAAAGGGTCTTCCTCAAAAAAAGCGAAGGTGACGGTGGTTACACCGGTTTACAACGCCGAACCATTTCTAGCGAATACGATTGAGTCCGTTATTAACCAATCTCTTCATTTCGATAACATTGAATACATTTTAATAGACGACCGGTCCAATGACTCTTCACGGGAAATTTTATGGGACTATGCCAAAAAGTATAAAAACATTGTCATTGTATTTTTAAAAGAAAATAGCGGATCTCCTTCCAAACCAAGAAACTTGGGTATTGAACTGGCCACCTCTGAATATATCACCTTCTTGGACGCCGATGATCGACTCGAACACGATGGACTTGAAGCACTCTATACGATTTTAAAAGAGACTGGTGATGACTACGCTGTCGGGCGTACAATGAAAGAAACGTCCATCGAGCAGAAAATTATCGGTGAACACCAGTCAGTAGCCGAAAGAAGAAATGTCTCCCCTTATGACGTGCCCAACATGTTTCAGCATTTGGCACCGAATGCGCGGATGATGCGGCGGCAGCTTCTTTTAGAACATAATATCCGTTTTCCTGAAATGAAATTTGCAGAGGATAAACAATTTTTTATTGATGTTCTTACAAACTGCAAAACAGTTTCAACAACAAAACAAGTAGTCTCTTATTTGAATCGGCTAGACGAAAATTCCGAATCATTGACCAAACAAACCGATATCTTCGAGAAAATGGATTCTAATATCAAAGTCATCGAATACGTAAAACAAAAAAACTTGCCGGTCGAAGAGGAAAAAGCAGTTATGAATCGCCTGATTGAATTTGATTCAATTACGCGTCTGTTTGAAAGACAGCACTTTTTAAAGAGTAAAAACAAAAAAGGATACTACGAAAAATTTCAGCAAGTTCTCGATATTGCCCATGACCTGCGATATGATTTTACTGAAAATTTCTTTTACCCCATCAACAAAGTAATTTACCAGCTGTTCACTCAAAAAGATTACGCTGGCCTTGAAGCATTAGTGCGATGGAATAGAACCGAAAAATACAAGCAATACATTATTAAAGACAATCTGCCGTATATGATTGTCCCGATTTTCCATGGCGAATTTAGGCATATCCGAGTGCCGATGCTGGCGTCCTTCCGAAATGGCACTTTTGATGGCGATGCATACAAATTAGAAGCCAAAGTCTTTGGTGACTACACCGACAGCGTGAGCGAAATAGTTTTTAGAAACCGTAAAAATGTTAACCAAGAATATGTATTCGATTTCCGTGTAGACAACGACGGAGATGCAAATGCGATGATTGACACGGAACAATTGAATTCTTTGCCGACAGGCAGTTATGAAATGTTCATACGATATAACGATTACCGAAAGCTCAGCATAATGAAACGAGAGCAAGTCGAATTTGAAAATCGGCTTTTCAACTTTTACACCACCATCAACTCCAACTTAGGCTTTAAAATTTCAAAAGTGAAATAAAAACAGAGCAGCCCGTGGCTGCTCTGTTTTAGCTTGTAGACAAAAGAATAGTTAACATTATACCGGAACGATACCGGCACCTCCGCTTCAGCCGAGCGCTTTCCTCGGGCTCGCGCCGAGCCGCTTCACGTAATCTCTATCTATCTTTTTAGCATTTAATTAGATAAGCAAGTACCGGAAAACTAACCTCACTGTTATTTCTTTCTTGCTTGCAAGATATGGAGCAAAACAGCGGAGACTCCTGCGGGATAGCGCAGTGCCGAAATCCACTCGGGTATCAGTCCCGAGTTAGTTCGGCGCAAGCCCGCCGGAAAGCGCAGCTGTTTTGCGGAATATCAGTGATAGCAATAGGAGAGAACAAGTTGGCATCTTTCCCAACACGCTAAAAATTGCGCAGCCATAGGCTACACGATTTTTATTATTATCCCTATCCAAAAGAATTCATCCATCTAAATCGATTCTGGTATCCCGCTTTGTCAGTTTCAAGAAAATTAAATAGATAATACCGACAGCGAGCCAGATGAAGCCTAATTGTTTTGATAAAGAATCCAAACTATACCAGACATATCCGATAATCAAAAAGCCGATCACAGGCAACACCAAATGCTTAAAGTAGTTCTTGCTCTTCTTTTTCCCCATGAAATACATCACCACTGACACATGCAAGAACAAAAATGCAGACAAAGCCCCAAAATTGATGACCGATGCTAATTCGCCAATTCGGTTAGCGAAGAATAACGTCACCCCAAGAGATATGAACGCAACTAAAATTGTACTGATATAAGGCGTCCGGAATTTCGGATGTACTTTCGACAATATTTTCGGAAGTTTGCGGTCACGTGCCATGCTGTACAAAACACGAGAAATTGCAGCCTGTGCCACCAAAGCATCCGCGATTCCCCAGGCAATGGCCGTAGCGATGATTGTCAGCCATTTTAGCCAAGCACCACCGGCAATTTCGGCAATCTGGTAAAACGCCACATCCGCATTTTCAAACGAAGTGTAATCGGGCCATATGAGTGCTGCTACCCAGGTCTGGATGATGAATAATACACCGACTACCAATAAAGAAACGATAATCGCATTGCCAACCGCTTTTCTGCCGCCTTTAGATTCCTCTGCTAATGTGGCGATTGCATCGAAGCCTAAGAAGCTTAGGACCGCAATAGAGACCGCTCCCATTACAAGTCCAAGGCTGAACTCATTTGGATCATATAACGGCTTGAATGTGAATTCCGCTCCATTCACGCCTTGCGCTATTGCGAATACCCCGACGGCTATGAAAATTGCCAATACAATCAGTTCCAGAACAATGATAATTTTATTTGCTCTAGCGGTAAACTCAATTCCGATGACGTTTATCACTGTATTAATGGAAATAAACAATACCAGCCATACTACAAGCGGTAATTCGGGCACGATATCATGAAGCGCCGCTGCACTGACCAAATACAATAAAGCCGGAACAAAAATATAATCCAATAAAATTAGCCAGCCAGCAATAAATCCTGCTGAATCATTAATACCGCGCTGTGCATAAGAATAAACCGAGCCCGCTATCGGAAAGGCTTCAGACATTGTTGCATAACTGAGTGCAGTGAAAATCATGGCTACCATACCGATCAAATAAGCTAATGCTACCATGCCATTCGAACCTTGCGCCACTACCCCGTAGATTCCGAAAGGGGCAATCGGCACCATGAATACGAGCCCGTAAATCATCAAATCCCAAAAAGTCAACGATCGCTTCAGCTCTTGCTTGTACCCTGTCTCGCTTACTCTTTCACTGTCGTTTAGCGCCATACTCACACAACCTTTCTATATTTAATTGTCTGAATAATTAGATTTTATACCTCACTAAAGTATTTGTAAATCTTTTCCGGAAGTCTTTCCATTGCTTTTTTAATGTTTTCTTAATACTTAAATAATTAGATAGTTTTATGATATCATTCTATGTTATAATAAATATATACTATAAAAAACAAGATATACCCTCAAATTTTAAAATTTAATAATACATAATACTTAGTTCTAAAGACCTTATACATACGCTGATTTCTTTGGTGTAAATAACATAAGGGGTGTGCAAAATGGGCAACAAGCTGTTTAAGTTAGTTGTAGTCTTAGCTTTGATTTTATTTACCTTCTTTTCCTTCTCTGGCCAAACCGAGGCTGCCTCTTCAAAGTTTGTCACAAAAGGCAATACAACAAGCAAAGTCATTGCACTGACATTTGATGATGGGTCAGACGGCACGAACATTCAAAAAATCCTGGATATCTTATCAGCCAACAAAGTAAAAGCTACTTTTTTCTTAACAGGATCCGGAGCAGAAAAACATCCTCAACCTATTAAAAATATCGTTGCTAAAGGCCATCAAATCGCTAACCATTCTTATTCGCATCCCGACTTCACTAAAATCTCTGCTGCTAAAATGAAAGGCGAATTGGATAAAACCGAAGCGGCTATCAAAAAAATAACCGGAAAGTCGACAAAGCCGCTTTTTAGAGCACCATTTGGCGCTACTAACTCTGCCGTATTAGCCGCAGTTGGCAATGCAGGCTACACGCACACCATTCAATGGAACATCGATTCTCTGGATTGGAAAGGCGTTTCTTCCACTTCAATTACAAACAAAGTGATGAATAACGTTGTTCCGGGTACCATCGTCTTAATGCATACTGGTGCAGGGGCATCTGGAACTCCTGGAGCACTTCCAGGAATGATTTCAAAACTGAAAGCGAAAGGCTATTCATTTGTCACCGTTTCGGAACTCCTTAAATTGAAACCGGCACCATCAACCGGAACAAAATACACCGTCAAAGCTGGGGATACGCTTTACAGTATTGCCAAGAAACACGGAGTTACTGTTGAAGCACTTGCTAAAGCAAATAACATAACCAACTACAATTTGATCCGGGTCGGGCAAGTATTAATAATTCCTTCAAAAGCTACAACACCGCCTCCAGCCACCAACGTCAAGTACACTGTTAAAGCTGGAGACACACTTTACAGCATTGCGAAAAAGTACAAAGTTACAGTCGCTAAACTGGCGGCAGCGAACAAAATCACGAACTATAACTTAATACGGGTAGGCCAAGTATTAGTTATACCTCGTTAAACAATAAAAGCAGAACAAGAGATTTTTCTCTCGTTCTGCTTTTTGATATGAATTTGATTGTTTCACTGGAAAGATTAAAAAGATGAAAAAGAATTAGAAGCATAATATAGTTTAATACGGCCTACTGAAGATGCTTTTCTGCTTAATCGAATTATCGTCCATCAAGCAACATTTAAGGATGTACTTCTTTCTTACTTACAATAAAACTGACTTTTTGTTTACTTGTTTTTTCTCGAAAACGCTGAAACTGCTTCAACTTTAAAAAGGAGCTTGCTTTTAGATAAGGCATCAGGCGTCAATTGGACGTCCCTCTCGAGTAAGTTCACACCTACATGCCGGAATGCGTCTACAATCAATTCATCGCAATTATACCGGTCCGCTGCCGAGATGATAGGCGTGCCCAATAGAATATTAAAAAACCGGCTAAAGATTAATTTCCAATCGTAACCAGTAGAAATCCATTCTCTTATAAAGAAAAAAACTTTCGCTTTTTCTTGATCGGTCAAAGCCACTTTTAGGCGATAGACATCGTATTGTCCAATAGGATATGCCAAATGCTTTATCGACACTGGCGTTTTCCAGTCCAGCTGAATCAAATGCAACGAGTCTATGACCATCGCAACATGGCTATACTCACTGTTCGTCAGCCTTTGGATAAGCCGGGCAATTGGAGTTTCCCCTTTATAAAAAATCAAATCAAATTGTTGCAGCATGCGATCACCTTGCCATTCTTCGTAAAGTAGTGGACTTTTCCTTTCAACATATCATTCGACGCCAATTCGGGGAAACCTGCTGATCCTACCGAAAACGAAAACCGCCAATTAGCTTTAGGCTAATTAGCGGTCTTATCTTACTTGCTTTCCATATTGATTTCTTTTAACTTACGTTCAAATAACTCCAATAAAGGTGCCCGGAGTTCTGGACGCTGCAAGGCAAATTCAATAGTGGTTTCGATGAAGCCGAATTTTTCCCCCACATCAAATCGACGGCCGTCAAACTCATAAGCATAAACCGGTTGAATGCCGTTCAGCTTTTCAATCGCATCGGTCAATTGAATTTCTCCGCCTGCACCGAATTGGTGCTCTCCTAGAAATTGAAAAATTTCCGGAGTCAGTACGTAGCGGCCCATTATGGCATAATTAGAAGGCGCTGTGCCTTCAGCCGGTTTTTCAACAAAACGTTTAACTTCCATCAGTTTCCCGTCTGTCGTCAACGGATCTATTATTCCATAGCGTTTTGTTTCACTGTCCGGCACTTCCTTCACGCCGATGACGCTATTGCCTGTTTTGTCATACTGCTTCATCAGTTGAGCCAAGCATGGCTCATCATTTTCAACAATATCATCACCTAGCAATACCGCAAATGGCTCATTGCCAATAAAGTTGCGCGCCGACCAAATGGCATGGCCAAGACCGAGCGGCTGCTTTTGGCGGATATAGTGAATTTCAACTTTGGAAGTCTCCATAACGGAATCCAGCATATCCATTTTCCCTTTTTTCAATAAGGTCTCTTCCAATTCATAGGCATGATCAAAATGATCTTCAATTGCCCGCTTCCCCTTACCGGTTACTATAATGATATCTTCAATTCCCGACGCAATTGCCTCTTCAACTATGTACTGAATTGTCGGTTTGTCCACAATTGGAAGCATTTCTTTTGGCATCGCTTTTGTGGCAGGTAAAAAACGCGTACCCAGGCCAGCAGCCGGAATAATGGCTTTTCTTACTTTCAACTCTTCCACCTACCCTTGTTATTTTATTTGCTACCGGTAACTTGCTTTAATAGCATTTGATGTTAAAAACGACCGAAGAAAAGTTATTTATTTTCATTCATATTCTTAATATAACACCTTATCAACATTATGTCTTATTTTACAAAGGAATTTCAAGTAGTTGCAGCCTATGTTCAGGTCATTTGAATCAATTATTTTTCCACGTAACTTATGCTTTTTGACATAAGTTAATTCTCTTTCTTAATTAAAAAATCCCTAAAAAGAACCAAAAATTGCAAACAAATGCATTCTTGGTTCTTATTTTTTAATTATTCAATTAAATATATTAACCTTAACTAGAAAAAGCTTTACGAGTGCATACAAAAACCTAATATCTTTGGACTTCTCACTAAATTTTATTGGTTTCTAAACTTATTTTCTTTCGGTAAGCAGGAAAAAAATCGGATGCTAAAGCTGCATTCGCTTTTATGCATAACTGATCGTATATTTCTTCATTCCAAATTTTTTCCCCTACATAAAATTCGAAATCAGTATTTCTGCCAAACTTCTTTTTAAATAGATATAAACTATCGTCTGTTCGATTAGTCCTTCCGCCACCATGATGAATCATCTCAAACCCTTGCTCTTTCCCCCATAATGCTATGCCGTACTGCAAGATGTTAGCAGGGAACAAATGATGATAATCTTTCAGTGTACCCGTCAAATGGGCGTGTATCAGCTTGTTATAAATAAAGTTTAAACCCATTCCAATAGTTTGCCCTTTATATAGCACTTCTATAAGCACTATTTTTTCCCCAAATAATTTCAAACACTTCGAGAAATAAATATCATCAAAATAATAATAAGTATCGGCCTGATTTCTTTCCATAGTCGAATAATAGAGGGTTTTAAATTTCTCCAAGTCGGGAGGATTTTGGGTGACCCTAAATTCAACTCCTTCCTTCAAAGCTCGCCTAATATCTCTTCTGCACGAGCTTGAGTATTCCATTAAAATAGGGTCCTCATGACTTGATAAGTCAGTTTTGATCGTGCTGCGAAGAAATTTCACTTCGTAACAATCGATAAAATCTTGTGCATTAGAAATTATTGGATGAAAACGAACAAATTC includes these proteins:
- a CDS encoding LysM peptidoglycan-binding domain-containing protein; translation: MGNKLFKLVVVLALILFTFFSFSGQTEAASSKFVTKGNTTSKVIALTFDDGSDGTNIQKILDILSANKVKATFFLTGSGAEKHPQPIKNIVAKGHQIANHSYSHPDFTKISAAKMKGELDKTEAAIKKITGKSTKPLFRAPFGATNSAVLAAVGNAGYTHTIQWNIDSLDWKGVSSTSITNKVMNNVVPGTIVLMHTGAGASGTPGALPGMISKLKAKGYSFVTVSELLKLKPAPSTGTKYTVKAGDTLYSIAKKHGVTVEALAKANNITNYNLIRVGQVLIIPSKATTPPPATNVKYTVKAGDTLYSIAKKYKVTVAKLAAANKITNYNLIRVGQVLVIPR
- a CDS encoding glycosyltransferase family 2 protein, whose product is MTKAHFNSLNDQDFPYDKQGKFVKNKKSLSHNRKVTVVTPVYNAEKFLGKTIDSVINQSLQFENIEFILVDDCSTDSSRTILWDYAQRYDNIVVAFSKDNTGSPSTPRNIGIELATSEYICFLDADDWLKEDCLENLLAILTETGDDYAVGKTIKETSTGSKIVGEHQSCMERRSVSPFSIPDMFHHMGSNAKIMKRQLLIDHNIRFPDMKYAEDKQFYMDVIIHSRTVSTTKHAISYLNRLDENGESLTKQTDIFEKMDTNLKVIEHIKKKNLPIEQEKMVLNRLYEFDFIIQLFNPAHFAKSKNKELYYAKFQEALDTAKNLGYDISENFFYPLSNTVYQLFQQGKFSSIEKLVIWNKKETKKQYIVKDNVPYMIVPFFKGTFRHIRVPMLAISSNEHLSAKRNNLEFQVFGDYTHQVNGLVFRNKQNVIEEYIFDFEVEDDGGTISFTATIPLKAFPSSEFEKFIRFDSFRKLGFVQPEQVQYATDIYSPYVKNSQSANSQLL
- a CDS encoding CDP-glycerol glycerophosphotransferase family protein; this encodes MVVYSNHVQLLAHSTDELNFFLLGSTQVFNIDLNQITINKPFVIGECSLENQVLVKEEADRYNFIVYIKDGKVLIVKASNEPNLDFQLNSDSYEIDFESFSDEVSFKQTSETSFSLFTQKGVYLFSIHDIVTHASREYIHPVDLGLTSTENRYMVIGKAFYQKYYTFVLYDLFKKELLTRNILFEVSSNEAGLEYRLIHPELLEVSSGTEQATFDFRKISTKGRQIFEFYELEEHRNLHLLGILSINGETYYLHNKTNGVFMTRGNAARVTGYRSNMKLRFLGKHLYIFGRSTHYAYKANEKYDYLYIEEQEKPISQFIRPLKVRLFRRYGYFKIPVATLKENQGDFMKLFLGNKTTPMHTLKLKQGRRKPKMMAFKKTDGQAAVITASSFNNVSFAVTSETEGLKFSRRLAKNASNFKNSKIVMRIIRLFFEIMGRMPRKQKLIIFESFHAKQYSDSPRAIYEYMREYHPEYQLLWSINGQVEKLFKDFQVPYVRRFTFRWFLTFPRAKYWVNNVRLPAWMPKPQNTIFVQTWHGTPLKKLGIDIEQIHMPGTKTSTYKKNFVIESSKWDFLVSPNAYSTEIFKRAFHFKGKVIESGYPRNDVLSNTSPNMISAIKKKLGIPEHKKIMLYAPTWRDNEFYQKGKYKFQFQFNLDNWKKEFGDEWVLLSRMHYLVAENFDFSSHAGTVYDVSAYPDIRDLYLVSDMMITDYSSVFFDFAILNRPIIFFMYDLEKYRNELRGFYINMEEDAPGPIVQTESELFRAMHKLMHVDVQLDPKFIAFRNKFASLEDGNATKRVVQTFLE
- a CDS encoding CDP-glycerol glycerophosphotransferase family protein, which codes for MIKEGFITVYLFLFRIAFNSFKLFPLQDKTVFVSSFGDNALFIAQELARTKTHPLLFLNQKRCKIDFSEVPTDNKAIYSFESVNLLHLAKSIYHLATSKYVFIDNYMGFLAAIDFREEVKCVQLWHAAGAIKKFGWSESDTHLRSEKARKRFQQVYDRFQFIPVASQHMADIFSEAFHLDAGHFLYTGVPQTDFYFDAQAKAKSLQNVTKAYPAIHGKKVVLYAPTFRKGSLHQMDIQLDMDEVLAKLDESYMLLIRLHPSVQEAAYVPNHSRVLLVNDYPHINELLVASDILITDYSSIPFEFSLLNKKMIFFTYDLESYGNSQGLWAKNSLYFPGPVVKTTSEVLKEIMNPEIEFDKIERFVAHWNTFSTGQSTKNLISTIYRD
- the tagD gene encoding glycerol-3-phosphate cytidylyltransferase gives rise to the protein MKKVITYGTFDLIHHGHINILRRAKEYGDYLIVGLSSDEFNELKGKAAYHAYEERKMILESIRYVDEVIPEHNWEQKVLDIKKYDIDLFVMGSDWEGKFDELKEHCEVVYLPRTDGISTTKIKMDLLNNQ
- a CDS encoding APC family permease, which gives rise to MALNDSERVSETGYKQELKRSLTFWDLMIYGLVFMVPIAPFGIYGVVAQGSNGMVALAYLIGMVAMIFTALSYATMSEAFPIAGSVYSYAQRGINDSAGFIAGWLILLDYIFVPALLYLVSAAALHDIVPELPLVVWLVLFISINTVINVIGIEFTARANKIIIVLELIVLAIFIAVGVFAIAQGVNGAEFTFKPLYDPNEFSLGLVMGAVSIAVLSFLGFDAIATLAEESKGGRKAVGNAIIVSLLVVGVLFIIQTWVAALIWPDYTSFENADVAFYQIAEIAGGAWLKWLTIIATAIAWGIADALVAQAAISRVLYSMARDRKLPKILSKVHPKFRTPYISTILVAFISLGVTLFFANRIGELASVINFGALSAFLFLHVSVVMYFMGKKKSKNYFKHLVLPVIGFLIIGYVWYSLDSLSKQLGFIWLAVGIIYLIFLKLTKRDTRIDLDG
- a CDS encoding glycosyltransferase family 2 protein, with the translated sequence MFGFGTRKFNEAKDVTYNNEGYFVKNKGSSSKKAKVTVVTPVYNAEPFLANTIESVINQSLHFDNIEYILIDDRSNDSSREILWDYAKKYKNIVIVFLKENSGSPSKPRNLGIELATSEYITFLDADDRLEHDGLEALYTILKETGDDYAVGRTMKETSIEQKIIGEHQSVAERRNVSPYDVPNMFQHLAPNARMMRRQLLLEHNIRFPEMKFAEDKQFFIDVLTNCKTVSTTKQVVSYLNRLDENSESLTKQTDIFEKMDSNIKVIEYVKQKNLPVEEEKAVMNRLIEFDSITRLFERQHFLKSKNKKGYYEKFQQVLDIAHDLRYDFTENFFYPINKVIYQLFTQKDYAGLEALVRWNRTEKYKQYIIKDNLPYMIVPIFHGEFRHIRVPMLASFRNGTFDGDAYKLEAKVFGDYTDSVSEIVFRNRKNVNQEYVFDFRVDNDGDANAMIDTEQLNSLPTGSYEMFIRYNDYRKLSIMKREQVEFENRLFNFYTTINSNLGFKISKVK